The following DNA comes from Alienimonas californiensis.
CCGCAGCCGGATACCCCTCCGACCCCGGACCCGACCCCCGAACCCGGCACCCCGCCCGAGCCGCAGCCGGACCCGGCGCCGAATCCGAACCCCAGCCCCGATCCCGCGCCGGAACCCGAACCGCAGCCGGACCCCACGCCGGAGCCGGAAGAGTCGGAGGAACCGTCCGCCTGACGGCGGACGCGGGGCGTTCCCGCCTCAGCCCTCGACGGGGCGGGCGGGGACGTCGCGGGTTTGCAGGAACAGCGCCTTCTTCTCGCCGGGCAGGGTGAAGTCGAACCCGCAGCCAGTGAAGAACGATTCGCTGCTGGTCACGGCCATGACCTCCAGCACGTTCCGCTGGCGGGCGAGGGCCACGCAGCGGGCGACCAGCGCCCTGCCCACGCCCTTGCCGCGGTAGGCGTCCGAGACCGCGAGGCTGCGGACTTCCGCCAGCTTGGGCGAGTAGATCTCCAGCGCCGCAAAGCCCACCACCCGCCCGTCGGCGGGTTCCGGGGCGCCGTCCCCCGCCGCAGCGGCGTCCGGGTCGACCGCGACGAAGCCGGTCGGCACGAGTTCCTCCAACTCGTCCATCGTCCGCTCCAGCAGACGGCCGGTGGCGACGAACGGGCGGATAAACGCGTGCACGGCCGGCACGTCGCTCTGGACGGCCGGCCGCACCAGCGTCGGCGAACTCGGGGCGGCGACGGAACCGACGGCGGGAGCGGCGTCGGCGGACGGGGGAGAAACGGCCATGGCGGAGTCTACCGCCACGGCGTCGTTTCGTTCAGCCCGGAGGCCGTTCCGCCGGGTCGCCGTTCAGCCGGGGGGCCGGCGATCGGTCGAGGCGACGCGCACCGCCCCGGGGGCGGACGAGCGAGCCGCCACCACCGACGCCGCCGCCCGTCCGACCGTCGCCCGGGTCCGCACGATCAACCGCTGCCCCGCCCCCAGGCCATACGTTTTCGGACAGTACTGCCCCACGGACGCCGGATAGGGGGCGTGACCGGGTCGGGACAGATCGAGGGGGGGCATGGCAGGGCGTTCGGATCGAGGAGGAGAGGCGGGACGAACCCTTCGGTCGGCACGGCGACCGCCTCGCATGCATCGACCGTTTCCGTGCGACCGTTTGCCGCGATCATCGCCGGTCGGCACAGTCCTCGCCGACGGTCGTTCCCCTTCCCTCGCCCCAACCGCCGCCCGCATGTTCGGTCTGTTCGCCCCCCGCCCGCCCCTCGAAACGCTGGAGCAGGCGTGGATTGAACGACGGCTGGGCGACGTCGCCCGCCAGTTCGGCCCGGAGCGGCTGGGGCTGGGCGACGCCCCTGCCGAGGGCCAACTGAAACCGTCCGAGGCGATGGGCGGGACCCGCTCGACCGAGGACGTCGACCGCCTGTTCGCCCGCCTCGTGGACCGGCTGGGCCCGGCGCCGGTCACGCCGACGCTCGCCTGGTACGACGGCGACGCCCATCTCTCGACGGACAAGAACGCGATCCCCGTTCCCCGCAGTGCCATCGCCGATCCGCCGACGCTCGGGGCGGCGCTGGTCCGGGGAGCCTGCCGCCGCATGCACTTCGGCGAGGGCGAGGCGGATCTGCGGGCGGTGGACCTCGTGGCGACCGCGCTGGGGTGCGGGCTGTTCCTGTGCCTCGCCGACGCTCCAGAGGCCGCGGCCCCGGGCGACCGCGGGCTGACCAGCCGGGAGATCGGCTACGCCCTCGCCCTGCTCTGGCACGTCCGGCAGGAGGCGGGCGGAGCGTCCAGCGATCCGCCCTGGCTGGGCGAACTCCGCGGCGACGCCGCCGCGGCCGTCACCGGGGGGCTGAAGTACCTCCGCAAGGCCGGCGACGCCCGCTTCACCGCCGCCTCGCTCCGCGACTCCTCACCGCCGACGGAGGCCGCGGTGCGGAAGGAACTGCACCACAAACGCCCGGCCCGCCGTTTGGCCGCCGTGTGGGACGCTGCGCAACTCCCAGATCGGGAGTCACGGACTCCCGGCGTGGAGTCCGCGACTCTTCTAGGACTCCTGGAGACGCTCCACGACCGCGAACCGGCGGTGCGGGCGGCTTCGGCGGAGGCGCTCGGCCGGCTCTGCCCGAACGCTGCCGCCGACCGCGAGACCTGGGACCGCGTGCTGCTGGGGCTGATCGGGGCGACGGAGGACACGCTCGCGGCGGTGCGGGCGGCGGCGCTGCGGGGGTTGGCGGCGGCGCCGGATCTCGGCGAGGCGGAAGCCGCCCGGGAGGAGTTGGACCGGGTGGTTCTCGCCGGCCTCGCGGCCCGCACGCCGGCGGTGCGGTCCGCGGCGGCGGCGGTCGCCACGCGGTTGCCGCCCGTGCCGGCGGAAGCCGGCGGGCTGAGGGAAGAACCGTTCGCCCCCGCCGTGCTCAAGGCGCTGGTCGGGGCGCTGGTGCGGTGCGACGACGCCGAGGCCGCCGGGCACGTCGCCACGCTGCGGGCGCTGCACCCGGACCCGGCGGCGCTCGCCGAGGAGCGGGTGGACGACGACGAACTGCTGTCCCGCGTGCTGGACGCCCTCGGCGACGCCCCGCTGGCGGCTCCCGAGCCGGAACCGGAGCCGGTCGGGGCCGCGGAGTAGGCGCCGGAACCTCGCCGTACCGAGGCCCGCACGGCGCGGGGCGATCGCTTGCGGCTTCGCGGGGCCCCGGACTTCCTGCCCCCCGCGAAACCGCAAGCGGGGGACCGGGCTGCAATCTCGGCCCGTCCGCCCTCAGACGACGTGCTCACACGTCGTAGTAGAGGGCGAACTCGTGCGGGTGGGGGCGGCGGCGGACGGCGAGGACCTCGTGCTCCGTCTTCACCCGGATCCAGGTGTCGATCACGTCCTCGGTGAACACGTCGCCCCGCAGCAGGAACTCGTGGTCCTTCCGCAGGGCGGCGAGGGCCTCGGCGAGGGTTGCCGGGACGGGGGGCACGTCCCGCACCTCCTCGCTGCCCAGATCGTAGAGGTCCTTGTCCAGCGGCGGGCCGGGGTCGATGCGGTTCTGGACGCCGTCGAGTGCCGCCATCAGCAGCGCCGCACAGGCGAGGTGGGCGTTGCAGCTGGGGTCGGGGACGCGGAACTCAAACCGCTTGTCCTCCGGCCGCTGGGCGTTCACCGGGATACGGACCGCCGCGGAGCGGTTGCGGTAGGAGTAGGTGAGGTTCACCGGCGCCTCGAAGCCGGGAACGAGCCGCTTATAGCTGTTGGTCGTCGGGCAGCAGAACGCGAACAGGGCCGGGGCGTGGGCCAGGATGCCGCCCAGCGCGTGCAGGGCGATGTCGGAGAGCCCGCCGTAGTTCCCGCCGGCGAACAGCGGGGCGCCGTCCTTCCATAAGCTGAGATGAAGGTGCAGTCCGTTGCCGGCGTCGTCGTAGAGCGGCTTGGGCATGAAGGTGGCCGTCTTGCCGCGGCGGGCGGCGACGTTCTTCACCACGTATTTGTAGCGCAGCAGGTTGTCGGCGGTCTTCAGCAGCGGGGCGAATCGCATGTCGACCTCGCACTGGCCGGCGGTGGCGATCTCGTGGTGATGCCCCTCCGCGGCAATGCCCACCTCCTCCAAAACCCGCATGATCTCTCCGCGGAGATCCTGCAGCGTGTCGGTCGGGGGCGTGGGGAAGTAGCCCTCCCCCTGCCGGACCTGGTAACCGCTGTTGGAGACGCCCCCGGAGCCCACGCCGGTGCCGCTCGGCCCCACGCCGCGGCGGCCGCGGGTCCACTGCCCCTCGGCGCTGTCCAGGTGGTAGAACGATTCGTGCGTGTTGGAATCGAACGCCACGGAGTCGAACACGAAAAACTCCGCCTCCGGCCCGATCAGCGCTTCGTCCGCGATGCCGAGGCTCCGCATGTAGCGCTCGGCGTTGCGCGCGATGTTGCGGGGGTCCTTGGGGTAGTCCTCGCCGGTGACGGGGTCGCGAACGGTGCAGGTCAGCGCCAGCGTGCGCTCCATGAAGGGGTCGACCATCGCGGTGTCCGCCTGCGGGACGACCAGCAGGTCGGACTCGTTGACGGCCTGCCAGCCCCGCATGCCGGAGCCGTCGAAACCGAACCCCTCCTCGAAGCTGGCTTCCGTCAGCCGCGAGAGCGGCCGCGTGAAGTGCTTCTGCGTGCCGGGGAAGTCCATGAAGCGCAGATCGACCGCGTTGAGGTCGCGTTCACGGCAGAGGGCGAGAACTTCGCGGGGGGTCATCGACGGCGGGCTCGGTACGGTAAAGACGTGCGGCGCGAACGTGGCGAACGTGCGGGAGCGGGGCGGAAACGACGGGCGAGCGGGCCGTGTCGGCCGGAGTGTAGCCGGTCGGCCGGACGCTCCGCCCGTCGGGGAGCGGCGCCGGCCGCCGGGTTGGGGGAATCCAGCCGATTTCGCCCCGAATCGGGAGAATCGCTCCGATCCTGACGACGGCAGCGTCCGGGGGGCGGGGCAGTTCGCACGCGACGCCGACGGTTCGCGCCCGCGGACATCGGGGTCGTCCCGAGCGGGCGTAACTCCGCTAGCGAAATAGGGTTCCGACGGGTCGTGTGGGTCGGTCCTGCTCAAGGCGACGCGGCGATGGTGACGAAGTTTCCCCCCGGACGGCCTGCCGCTGCGGTGCCCGCCAGACCGCTTCTCTCCGCTGTGGGGACGAGGCGGGATGTTCGGGCCAACGGCGGATTCGCGGTCGTTCCCGTCGTCCGGCTGGTTCGACCCGCCGGCCGGACGTCCCCCATTTTGACCCGTTGACGACCCTCGGGCCGCCCTACCTCCCCCCGACCCGACCGCTCACCCGGCCCCCGTTTTACGGGGGCCGGGCGGACGGCGGGGGGAACCGGGGGCATGACGCCCCCGACGGTCGGCCCAAAAACTCAGGAGAGCCCGCACATGAGAACGATTTTCACGACCGGGCAGGTCGCCAAGATCTGTAAGGTCGCCCCCCGTACCGTTAGCAAGTGGTTCGACTCCGGTCGGCTGCGCGGCTATCGCATTC
Coding sequences within:
- a CDS encoding HEAT repeat domain-containing protein, whose translation is MFGLFAPRPPLETLEQAWIERRLGDVARQFGPERLGLGDAPAEGQLKPSEAMGGTRSTEDVDRLFARLVDRLGPAPVTPTLAWYDGDAHLSTDKNAIPVPRSAIADPPTLGAALVRGACRRMHFGEGEADLRAVDLVATALGCGLFLCLADAPEAAAPGDRGLTSREIGYALALLWHVRQEAGGASSDPPWLGELRGDAAAAVTGGLKYLRKAGDARFTAASLRDSSPPTEAAVRKELHHKRPARRLAAVWDAAQLPDRESRTPGVESATLLGLLETLHDREPAVRAASAEALGRLCPNAAADRETWDRVLLGLIGATEDTLAAVRAAALRGLAAAPDLGEAEAAREELDRVVLAGLAARTPAVRSAAAAVATRLPPVPAEAGGLREEPFAPAVLKALVGALVRCDDAEAAGHVATLRALHPDPAALAEERVDDDELLSRVLDALGDAPLAAPEPEPEPVGAAE
- the glnA gene encoding type I glutamate--ammonia ligase, with the translated sequence MTPREVLALCRERDLNAVDLRFMDFPGTQKHFTRPLSRLTEASFEEGFGFDGSGMRGWQAVNESDLLVVPQADTAMVDPFMERTLALTCTVRDPVTGEDYPKDPRNIARNAERYMRSLGIADEALIGPEAEFFVFDSVAFDSNTHESFYHLDSAEGQWTRGRRGVGPSGTGVGSGGVSNSGYQVRQGEGYFPTPPTDTLQDLRGEIMRVLEEVGIAAEGHHHEIATAGQCEVDMRFAPLLKTADNLLRYKYVVKNVAARRGKTATFMPKPLYDDAGNGLHLHLSLWKDGAPLFAGGNYGGLSDIALHALGGILAHAPALFAFCCPTTNSYKRLVPGFEAPVNLTYSYRNRSAAVRIPVNAQRPEDKRFEFRVPDPSCNAHLACAALLMAALDGVQNRIDPGPPLDKDLYDLGSEEVRDVPPVPATLAEALAALRKDHEFLLRGDVFTEDVIDTWIRVKTEHEVLAVRRRPHPHEFALYYDV
- a CDS encoding GNAT family N-acetyltransferase, which translates into the protein MAVSPPSADAAPAVGSVAAPSSPTLVRPAVQSDVPAVHAFIRPFVATGRLLERTMDELEELVPTGFVAVDPDAAAAGDGAPEPADGRVVGFAALEIYSPKLAEVRSLAVSDAYRGKGVGRALVARCVALARQRNVLEVMAVTSSESFFTGCGFDFTLPGEKKALFLQTRDVPARPVEG